Part of the Lotus japonicus ecotype B-129 chromosome 6, LjGifu_v1.2 genome, TGAATATGTGAGCCAAATGCTTACCTTAATCAAACGTTTTGCTCAACATCATGGATGCCATGTTTGGTTTGTAGCACATCCTAGGCAGGTTGGTAACAAAAACCTCTAGCTTCATCCATTccatttaacatttttttttctgatattTTTTACTCTCATCTAATAGCTGCATAATTGGGTTGGGGGTCCTCCTAATCTCTATGATATAAGCGGAAGTGCACACTTTATAAACAAGTGTGACAATGGAATTGTTATTCATCGTAATCGGGATCCTGAGGCTGGGGCTCTTGATCAAGTGCAGGTGATTATTTGTAGCATCATTATGCGTATTTTGTTATCATTTGTTAACATtataaacaaaataattaaacacTATTGCAGTTTTGCTAACCTGGCTTTGTTTCAGGTCTGTGTTCGTAAGGTACGGAACAAGGTTGCAGGGACTATAGGTGAAGCCTTCTTGGCGTATAACAGGTACTGAGATTCTTGCCCTTGATTTTTTCCTGTTCTAAACTCACTTATTGTTTGGAAAAATTAAATGTAAGTGGGATTAAGGTGTTATCAAATAGCTTGTTGAAAGTAACTGATTCTCTTTTGCAGGGTAACTGGTGAGTACACAGCAGTTGATAACAAGAGATAGCAGTCACACAATTTTGTTAGTAGGCATTATACTGGTCAGCAAGTATGAGCCCGTTTGGATATGCTTATTGGATCTTATCTTTGGAAATGCACTAAATAAGCTCCAATACTTGCTTTTTGGTTTGCATCTGGATACGTCTTGAACTGAAGTTGCCATCTGATACTCTGGTTCCCATCTAAACATGGGCTATGAATGTTCTCGCTTAGGGTGCCAGGTCGATATCAAAAATGGTAAATAACATCTTGACATGGCTTGTGAAATTTGCTTGTATAATATCATTATTTTGGCCTGATTATTTGAAGATCTTGTATCCTTTAGGTTTCCTTCTATAGGTGTTACTGTGTTAGTGTAACAATTTACTTTTGCAGTTCTGCATTTGGATCCTTGTATAGATAtagtagttttttttctttgtaatgACCCTATGGATCTTAATTGAATGagctttagtttttatttttcctcaaGGCTGTTGACAGTTTTGTCTATCAAGAGTTAGAATGGGTTGCAATTGCCTTTTGTAAGTATTTACTGTCATCATGcctcgttttttttttgttagaataTATCTTCTACAATTGACACTGCATGTTAGTGAAAATGTAATATTCAATACATGTTTCAAGTGTAACAAGTTAAGAAATACAATCATTAAAAACATGATAAAATACTAGGCAGCCACCCTATTcagaaaataaggaaatttagaaaaaataataatatcatCATACGGTTGCACATCAATGCAAAAATAGAGAGAACAATTATACATGTTATCTGTATCAATGTGCTGTCCTAGTATATTTATACACATAATCTTTCCAACCGTCCAAACCCAACTAACTCATGAATATTTTCCTTATGTTTTACAAAGATCCTACAGAAGTCCTATATGatattcttttttgtttcttttgcctTTGTTAGCAAATTCCAGCTCTTAAAGCAACCAAAAGGCACAGGTCCTTACCAGCTTGGATGGTTGACTATTTTCCAATAAATCGAGTCTATGACATGAATGAAGATACCATTGTGGAATTAAATAAATGGTCTGCAATAAATTAGAGTGAAATGATATTGAGAAATCTGTCTGAGAATATAAGTAGTTCTCTTAAATAAATCGATTCCATATCTTCTGCACCTTCAGAAAGAACAAGTCTCCCACATGTAATGGTTTGTCGTTAGCCAAAGGGTCTTAGAATTAGAGACCAAGTCAAACAACGGTAACATCTTCCAATATTATAGACGCTGGACAAGTGTATAATGGAACTCGACCATAAAATAGGTACATCGGTAAAAAATACCTTGTTTATTCCTTTAACGAACTTCATCTTGCATTACCAATTCGCACACACAATGTACAAGAAAAGATTaacacaaatttaaaaaaatatgacaCAATAAAACATCCAAAACAACAAAATATCAATAGTATATAGAGTTAAATATAACGGCTAGATTTCCCAAACGGCTAGTTTGACCGTAACAACTAATTTTACCTTTTACCTTCCTTTTTGCTCTTTTAGTTTCTGTTGGGCATAGTAAATGAGATGAAGTCGACTCAAATTGATAGTATATTAATTTGTTTAACTCAAATGATGACGTGTCCGCTCATGAAGTAAAAATCTATATTTCCTTTAAGAATCGTTACCTCATTCTAAATTTCAATAGGATTATTTCAATAAACTTCATGcttatgttaaaaaaaaacttagattATCGATACTTCATCTTGATTGAAAAACCCCaccaatacattaattaatgtgAGCTAAATGTTTTCTTACTAATGGTAacaaaatcaattgtaaaattGCTGCATGAAATTGCTACCcttcttttgttgttgttggtggtggtggggtcAAATTTGTCTGAACTTGCTGGCTTCCAGAGCAGCAAAATTCTTGGGAAAAAGAATCTCCCAACggctcctctcctctcctctgcgGTGGATCCAGTTATATGACCGTTGGTGGGCCCAatctctttctcacatttcaaaTATAAACCTTCACAACTCATCACATTGTCCTaaacacaacaacaacattaaCACAAACAAACAACTCATCTGTCTCTCAATTTTGCTACATTTCTCTCCTCAGGTATGTTTTTCTGTAACTATCTATCACATTCATATCCTTGTTCCTTTTAATCTTCTGGGTTtgtcttgttttgttttgtaaCTCAGTttgttctgttttcattttcagtctgTAACCATGACTGCTGAGGCTATGGCTCAAGAAGAAACCCAGACACCTGAGGTTGTTGTTGCACAAGAGGGGAAGGTTGTTGCTGAAGGAGATATGGCAGTGGAACCAATGGAGTCAGAAACCAAACCCAAGACGGTGGAGAAGAGCTCTTCTTACAAGGAAGAGAGCAACTTCCTTTCTGATCTCAAGGAGTTTGAGAGAAAGGCTTTGAATGAGTTCAAGGCAAAGCTGGAAGAAGCTATCTCTGGTAACACCCTGTTTGAGAAAGAAGAGACAAAGAAGGTTGAAGAATCAACAATAGTTGCTGAGGAAGAAGGTGCTGAAGAGAGTAAGGAAGCtgtgaaagaagaagagaaagttgAGGAAGAAAAGGTTGAAGGTTCAACAACAGTTGCTGAGGAAGAAGGTGCCGAAGAGAGTGAGAAAGCtgtgaaagaagaagagaaggttgaggaggagaaggagaaggatgcTGTGTCCCTTTGGGGGGTACCCCTTTTGCCAAGTGAGGGAGCTGAAGGTGCTGATGTGGTTCTGTTGAAGTTCTTGAGGGCGAGGGAGTTCAAGGTGAATGAAGCTTTTGAGATGCTGAAGAAGACCCTTAAATGGAGGAAGGAATCGAAGATTGATTCGGTTCTGGATGAGGAATTTGACTCTGATTTAGCCTCTGCTGCTTACATGAATGGTGTTGATCGTGAAGGGCACCCTGTGTGCTACAACATTTTTGGTGTGTTTGACAGTGAAGAGATTTACCAGAAGGCTTTTGGCACAGAGGAGAAGAGAAGTGAGTTCTTGAGATGGAGGTGCCAGTTGATGGAGAAAGGTATTCAGAAGCTGAATTTGAAGCCAGGTGGTGTTTCTTCTTTGCTTCAAATCAATGACCTTAAGAATTCCCCTGGTCCTTCCAAGAAGGAGCTGAGAGTTGCTACAAAGCAAACCATTGCAATGTTGCAGGACAATTACCCTGAATTGGTGGCAAAAAATGTAAGTTGGTGCCTTCACCTTTCACCCCTTTTTGAATTGTTTATGTAATTCAATTGTCAATGTGATATATTGTGTATGTTGATATTCAATTGATATTCATTGCAGATTTTCATCAATGTTCCTTTCTGGTATTATGCTTTGAATGCTCTGATATCTCCTTTCTTAACCCAAAGAACAAAGAGCAAATTTGTGATTGGTCGTCCTGCTAAGGTCACTGAGACACTCATCAAGTATGTTCTCTAATCCATTAACCAATTATGTACATTGTTAAAATTCAATTTCTATCTCAATTTTAAAAAGTAGCAATCTCATAAATGACCCTAACTCCTTTGTATCAATCAAACAGGTACATTCCAATTGAGGAAATCCCAGTTCACTATGGTGGTTTCAAGAGGGAAGATGATTCTGAGTTCACTGCCCAAGATGGTGCTGCTTCAGAACTCTTTCTCAAGGCTGGATCAACTGCAACTATTGAGATTCCTGCATTAGAGGTACCAACTAGTGCTTAAAGTTTTATAACTTATGTATATGATTCTTGTAATGCTTTAGAACTATTGGACTAAAAAATGTTAATGCATCTTAACAGGTTGGAAGCAATATATGTTGGGATTTGACAGTTATGGGTTGGGAAGTAAGTTACAAGGAGGAATTTGATCCTGCTGATGAGGGTTCTTACACAGTGATTGTGCAAAAAGGAAAGAAGATTGGTTCACAAGAAGGACCTATTAGGAACACTTTCAGGAACAATGAACCTGGGAAAGTTATCCTGACAATTGAGAACACATCAaacaagaagaagagggttCTGTATCGGTACAAGGCAAGCAAGAGCGCGCTCTGAGGATACAATTCAAATCAGGAGTTCTAGTTTTGTTCAATTGTGTTTAATTTGCTATGATTTGGATTCTATGAGGGTAGGTGAAATGTGTGAAGATTGAAGAAATAGAGGCATTCTTTCATTGTTTAAAATTGGTTTACATTGTGATTTATTCCATACATTTTTTTGTTCAAATGAAATTGATTGAAAGTCCATTCATTTTTTCTAGTACATGATTTTGTTCTGATGTTCATCTTCTACTTCCAgtttagcttttttttttcgttGTAATTTATTTAAGTAATTTATAAAATGAAAAGACCATGTAATATAGACCTTCTCACATTAGCTTATTATGTAGCTAATACATGAAGCTAAAACACTAAAAGTCATAAAAAAAACTCCAATATTCATCAATGCAACAAGCTGAAGTTGCAATATGTGCTCCCAGGAAGGCTAACATTGCAGCCAGCTTCAGCAGCAACAAAAAATGTGTAGTCGGCGTGCAAGAGAACACGGAGAGGAGGAATGGCTCTGGTATAAGGCTATACTAACAGTGGAAACAACAAAACATAAGGAGAGGATTGAAAAATGGTAGTGATGAATAAGGGGGGAAAATCATATATAGAGGATTGAAAAATTCTATCTAAATGATAGAAACCTCTCACACAAGAGAGAATAGGGTTCACCCaatgcaattattttccccacatttcaaaatttattttaatttaatgtattACATAGAATACTCATCGTTCTAGGCCAGTAAGTCTGTATGGTTTCAAAGGAATTTCATAACGAAGTCCATTCACAACGATTCAAAATTTTATTTGATTCTAATTTTTAGAAAGTATAAAAGTAATGCCGTCATTCATAActtatatttaaaaaagaaaatgaagtcGGATAAGATTTTAATAAGTAAATCAAAACGTATTATATTCAGAGGATATAAGAGTTATGTTGAATTGAAATTAGAATGTCACGCTTAGGCATGTGTCCAGAGACAACAATAATACAGGTGATTGGTTAACTTGTAAAGTATTTTGAGCGAGCTCACCCCGGCGTATAACGCCCGTCGTTCACTCTGTTATTCTaactttgtaaaaaaaattcaatgttaACATGCCTTTTTTTATGGTTAACGGGCAAATTAGTCTCTGAGTTTGTAaccgagtttgattttagtctcttTGAGAAAAAATGACATTTAGTGGCGGTAAAAAACCGCCAATAATTGTAAAAATGACTGTCACTAACCGTCATTTTTCCTCGGAGTGACAAAAATCAAACTTACTTATAAACTAAGGGATTAActtgaccattaacccttttACTAACATGCTTTTcacaagaaaaaaattgattttatgaGGAATAATATAGTTTTCTAAATAAATCTTCATACATCAATTTGTTGTCAACCATGCCTATTTTTTGTCAACAATCTTCACAcctcctttttttttggtcaaagataGGTAAGATTCCAATAAAAACGGCCCAACAGCCCAAACCACAAGAAATACAAGAAGAAAGATACATAACTTAATTTGCAATCAACTTGGTTTTTGCTCTGTTTTGAACGTCTGCTAGGGTTTGTCTACTGATCCAGGTCTGGCACTGTTCTTCTCAGATCCAGGTTCTCAGATAATGCTTCAGTGATCTACAAGCTCGATCCGGATGCTTTGGTGTTCTTGGCTTCCCTTTCCCAGTTCTGCAGCTCCTGCTGCTGCATGTATGGAATCTTCAAAAGTTCTCCTCTTTTCCTTATTCTCAGAGTTGTAGAGTTGACCCCTATTTGGTGCCGTTGAAGCATACTGGCTTCGCTTTTCACCACCGCAGTACAACTTCGGCAAAGCCGTTTTGTTGTAAAGAGGGAGCACTGGTTAAAAATGTTGGTTTTTATCTGCTCAGAAGTTAATTGGCTCTCTGTTCATTTGGATTTTAGGGGCTTTTGTTGGGCTCTAGGGTTTTTACATCATGTTTTAGCTGATTAGTTCAGTTGAGTGTGCATGCTTGCGCTTAATTTTCTTATGTATTTGTGCATTGCGAATAGCGCTCTTAGAGAGTTTTCTCGCATGTTGTAAGTGCCGTTTGGCAAACCTCTGAGTTTTAATTCCATacatctttgaaaaaaaaaaaaaaaaagagctccAGACAAGACAGCAAAGGTCCCCCAAAAGCAAATGGAAACCGATACATAACACATGGTGGGACCAAAGCAATTAAAGGAGCCTCAAGAGAAAGGACCTGCAAATTGACCAAAGAAAGTGGTCCAAAAAACTAGAACAGAGCACCCACTAACTTAATAGAGACACAAAATAGTAGAAAACACACGtaggagtaatgatatatacgcagggccggccctgggcatgtgcaagcaggcccacagcccagggcctccaaaatgaaggggcctccaaaaaaaattcgaatactTTTTACAGCGTTTTTCCTTAAAAAAGCGCTGTAAATAGTCCATCTTTTACAGCGCTTCGTACCGCTGTATACTATTTTACAGCGGCTAGAGGTCCAAAGCGCTGTAAAAGGCTTTTTTTGGGTTTAGTGTACCTATTAAactttcttcaaaaaaaaaatttaggggtccatttttgttattaacccagggcctccaaaatgtcgggaccggccctgtaTATACGTTGAGgtgaagaggtggaatgatgagagagatagaaagaaaagaaaaagtaagagagagaaaatatgagatgtgatagatgataagatgagagagataaaaataaaaaaagtggaaataaagtgtttaaaaaatgaggtgtgtatatatcattactccacAAGTAGTGGCAGGCAGAGGGCAGCAATAACTCCAGACCCTTCAACCTTATCTTCACACCTCCTTGAGTCGCGTTCACATTAAGTTATGGGCCTATTTAGTCTTGGCCTGCTTCCATCCTAGCCATATACTAACTGGATTCAAATGTGAAGTCCCCATTTTCCGTAAAGGGGCCCACGTCTAAACTCATCCCTCTTTTGACCAAAAATAAATTCATCCTTCTATATTCGACCAAAAAAgaccaaaaaaacaaaactcatctttttcttcatcttcagctGACATCCTTGATCTAAATTACAAATCAGCAACCACTTTGTAGGCGCTATAAAAGTTAGTTAACTACAAACCCAGGGAAAAGTTTGACCAAACTCTCAAATAAGCAATGATAGATGACAAAGCTCTTAATTTCTAAAGTATATATTGTTTTAGtccattcatttatttttttaagaaaaaatgcaTTAACTATTAACTTCTagtattactattttttttatacgcAAATGTGagtagttgttagtaatgttagtaaattagtgtTTCTCAGAGTTCGAACCCTTCACTCTTCCAAACTATTATGtctcctaactcttaccacttgagctaacattTGGGGACTTCTAGTATTACTATAGAATGTTAATATTATATTGGGATTAATTAATGATGATTGTCATCCCCTGCGTTGGGCTACTTAAATGACATCTAGAGGACTCACTGGCAATGTAGACAGACATGCATGATGCATGTGCTTTTGTCACATGAGGATTGTTCTTAATATAGTTAATTTGAAGGACTAAAATTGTATTATTTCTAAGATGTAGAAACCAAATCCACACGTAAACAAAGAGATAATGTTTTAAATTGATCAAAAACATTcaatcaaatacaaaaataatataaaagtcTGATAAAGATTATAATATGACCATGCCAAAATCTTGATCAGAAGCAATTAATCATCTAAAAGATAGCCCCACAGTAGAATTGAAGCATAATAACTAATATAAATATAGAATGACAAATTTAAAGAAAATCATCAATTGCGCACTTCTACTATATATTATCCTATTTAGAGTTGAGACACATTGTTCTTTTTACCAAATTACATGTTTATCCATCCATATGATCTTCTTttgttcttagcactattttaTGAATTTAAAGTGTCGGGATATAAATAATTACTCATAAATAATTGTTATAGATTTCACTTCAActataagtttttattttacttttgattgATGAATTATATAATACTTATATATTTATTGATGAACagagataaaata contains:
- the LOC130722067 gene encoding patellin-4; the protein is MKLLPFFCCCWWWWGQICLNLLASRAAKFLGKRISQRLLSSPLRWIQLYDRWWAQSLSHISNINLHNSSHCPKHNNNINTNKQLICLSILLHFSPQSVTMTAEAMAQEETQTPEVVVAQEGKVVAEGDMAVEPMESETKPKTVEKSSSYKEESNFLSDLKEFERKALNEFKAKLEEAISGNTLFEKEETKKVEESTIVAEEEGAEESKEAVKEEEKVEEEKVEGSTTVAEEEGAEESEKAVKEEEKVEEEKEKDAVSLWGVPLLPSEGAEGADVVLLKFLRAREFKVNEAFEMLKKTLKWRKESKIDSVLDEEFDSDLASAAYMNGVDREGHPVCYNIFGVFDSEEIYQKAFGTEEKRSEFLRWRCQLMEKGIQKLNLKPGGVSSLLQINDLKNSPGPSKKELRVATKQTIAMLQDNYPELVAKNIFINVPFWYYALNALISPFLTQRTKSKFVIGRPAKVTETLIKYIPIEEIPVHYGGFKREDDSEFTAQDGAASELFLKAGSTATIEIPALEVGSNICWDLTVMGWEVSYKEEFDPADEGSYTVIVQKGKKIGSQEGPIRNTFRNNEPGKVILTIENTSNKKKRVLYRYKASKSAL